The genome window GTGTTTTCCGGCGCGACCGTGACCATGAGGTTCGGCAGCCGTTTGGCCGCGCACAAGATCAAAGCAAGGTCCGCTTCCTGCATCGGGCGGATCAACGCTCCGTCATGCGCCCCTTTGCGCGCAAGTGACAAATGCGGGCCTTCCAGATGCAGCCCGATGATGCCCGGCACGCCAATGGCGATGGCGTCTACCGTGGCCTCAATCGCGGCTTGGGTTCTGTCAGGCGTGTCAGTGATCAGTGTGGGCAGGAAGCCTGCCACCCCCGTACCGCGATGCGCCCTTGCAATCCGGCGCAACGTGGCCACGTCTGGTGTGTCGTTGAACATCACACCGCCGCCGCCGTTGACTTGAAGGTCGACGAAGCCGGGGCAGAGCACACCGCGCTCCAGCTCCGCCGCCTGTGTTCCCTGCGGCACCTCAAGCGGATCAAGGATACGGCGACTGCCGTCCTGCATTTGTGCCAGCACACTTCCGCGGTGCAGCCGCGTGCCATCGTGAATGTCGGCCCCGGTGAAAACCTTGACGATCTCATTCATGGCAACGCCTCTTCTGCCGCGGCCTTGCACAGCAGATGAAACGCCCCATCGAGCGCCGCACCCTGTGGTTTGACCAGACCCGATAGATGATCTTTGGGCAGGAAATTAGCGTAATGCGGGCCTATCCCACCCAGCAGGCAAAGTGGATCGCCTGGTGTGAAATCCAACGCCTTCAAAGCGCGGATGTAATAGGCGGCCCCCTCTTGCATCAACGCCTGCGCATGGCGATCCGCCGTCTTTGCTGCCGCGATCACTTTGGGCGCGAAAGCCGCGTAATCCCCCGGCTTGGCCGTCAAGCTAAACGCAACCAGCGCCGAAGGGTCATCGCCAAACTCTGCCAGCACCGCGCGGGTCAAATCACTATGCGGCGTCAGCCCATCATAGCACTGAAGGGCTTCGTTCATTGCCCTGCAGCCCAGCCATGCGCCCGAACCTTGGTCGGCCAGATGAAACCCCCAACTACCGGCATAGCGAAACGCCACGCCATCGGTTGCCGCGACGATGGTACCTGTGCCGATGGCCAGCACCCAGCCTGCGCACCCTTCGCCAAGTGCACCGACAACGCAGGCCGGGCGGTCGTCGTCTGCGATGATCCGCTGGAACGGCAATGCCGCGCGCAGACGCGCCTCATCCCGCGCCTTGTCCATCCCCGCCAAGCCCACGAATGCCGTCGCATCCTTCAAGGCCGAAAGGGGTAGCCCAGCCTCAGCCATGGCACGCTCTACCGTCTGGCGGATATTCACTAAAGCCTGATCTGGCTCAGTGCCGATATTCGCACGCCCACCTGCGGCGCGGCCAAGGATACCGTCATAACGCGTGCCAACAGCCACACGGCAACCGGTGCCGCCGCCGTCCACAGCGATCAAAAGAGGGGCAGAATTGTTCATGTGATACTTCTAAGCGAGGTGCAGGGCGAACGGAAGTGCACGCCGGATCGGCAGATCAAGTCGGCAACCTATGATGCCAGATTGAACTCTGACTAAGGCCAGCCTAACCTCGCGCAATGGCCCTGCCCGTTGAAACCTTTTTCCTGCGCCCCGATGCACAAGGCACGCTGCAACAGCAGATCCAACAGATGATCGCCCAAGGCATCCTCTCGGGTCGGTTTCAGCGGGGGGAGAAGCTGCCCTCCACCCGAAAGCTTGCCACGCACCTCGGCGTCAGCCGGATCACGGTGACCATCGCTTATACCGAGCTTTTGGCGAATGATTACCTCAGCTCGCGCGGGCGGTCGGGGTATTTCGTCTCTGACAATGCGCCTGCGCCCCCAGCCTTTGCCCCAATGGCCAAGGCGGACGACGCCATCGACTGGTCGCGTGCCATCGGCCAACGGTTCAGCGGCAACGGGCTGTCGGGCAAAGCGCAAGATTGGGCCAGCTACCGCTATCCGTTCATCTACGGCCAAGCCGATCCAACGCTTTTTGACCACGCCAACTGGCGGCTTTGTGCAGTTCAAGCTTTGGGTCAACGCGATTTCACCTCGATGACCACCGACTACTACGACCAAGACGACCCGCAGTTGATCGAATTCATTGCGCGAAATATCTTGCCCCGACGCGGTGTCTCGGCACGGCCCGATCAGATTCTCATCACCCTCGGCGCGCAGAACGCGCTGTGGCTGACCGCCCAAGTTCTGCTGACCCAACGCCGCCGCGCCGTGTTAGAAGATCCGTGTTACCCGGCGCTGAGTGGCATCCTCAGCCAATCGCGCTGCCACATAACCCCCGTCCGCGTCGATCAAGACGGCTTGCCCCCCGAGGCAATCCCCCCTGACACGGATGTGATTTTCACCACGCCCAGCCACCAATGCCCGACCAACGCAACCATGCCAATGGACCG of Sulfitobacter sp. DSM 110093 contains these proteins:
- a CDS encoding BadF/BadG/BcrA/BcrD ATPase family protein, with translation MNNSAPLLIAVDGGGTGCRVAVGTRYDGILGRAAGGRANIGTEPDQALVNIRQTVERAMAEAGLPLSALKDATAFVGLAGMDKARDEARLRAALPFQRIIADDDRPACVVGALGEGCAGWVLAIGTGTIVAATDGVAFRYAGSWGFHLADQGSGAWLGCRAMNEALQCYDGLTPHSDLTRAVLAEFGDDPSALVAFSLTAKPGDYAAFAPKVIAAAKTADRHAQALMQEGAAYYIRALKALDFTPGDPLCLLGGIGPHYANFLPKDHLSGLVKPQGAALDGAFHLLCKAAAEEALP
- a CDS encoding PLP-dependent aminotransferase family protein; this translates as MALPVETFFLRPDAQGTLQQQIQQMIAQGILSGRFQRGEKLPSTRKLATHLGVSRITVTIAYTELLANDYLSSRGRSGYFVSDNAPAPPAFAPMAKADDAIDWSRAIGQRFSGNGLSGKAQDWASYRYPFIYGQADPTLFDHANWRLCAVQALGQRDFTSMTTDYYDQDDPQLIEFIARNILPRRGVSARPDQILITLGAQNALWLTAQVLLTQRRRAVLEDPCYPALSGILSQSRCHITPVRVDQDGLPPEAIPPDTDVIFTTPSHQCPTNATMPMDRRRALLARARALEALIVEDDYEFEMSFLKPASPALKSLDDEGRVIYVGSFSKSLFPGLRLGYLVGSEPFIREARALRASVLRHPPGHIQRTAAYFLSLGHYDAQIRRMGLALHERRRVMEGALEQHGLRVSGRGAYGGSSFWMRAPESVDSAQLAENLRARDVLFEPGHAFFIGDEKAKNYYRLAYSSISAARINEGVGLIAQEIDRLR